aaacttagtacatgtgtgaatacatagacaaacagagtgtccctagtatgcctctactagactagctcgttaatcaaagatggttaagtttcctagtcatagtcatgagttgtcatttgatgaacgggatcacatcattagagaatgatgtgatggacaagacccatctgttagcttaacaCGATGatagtttagtttattgctattgctttcttcataacttatacatgttcctatgactatgagattatgcaactcccgaataccggaggaacacttagtgtgctatcaaacatcacaacataactgggtgattataaagatgctctacaggtgtctctgatggtgtttgttgagttggcatagatcgagattaggatttgtcactccgattgtcggagaggtatctctgggccctctcggtaatgcacatcactataagccttgcaagcaatgtgactaatgagttagttgcaggatgatgcattacgaaacgagtaaagagacttgccggtaacgagattgaactaggtatgatgataccgacgatcgaatctcgggcaagtaacataccgatgacaaagggaacaacgtatgttgttgtgcggtttgaccgataaagatattcgtagaatatgtaggaaccaatatgagaatccaggttccgctattggttattgaccggagatgtgtctcggtcatgtctacatagttctcgaacccgtagggtccgcacgcttaacgttcgatggcgattggtattatgagtttatgtgatttgatgtaccgaaggttgttcgaagtcccggatgagatcacggacatgacgaggagtctcgaaatggtcgagacataaagattgatatattgtaccatgttgttcggacatcggaagtgttccagagagtttcagataaaaccggagtgccagagggttaccggacccccccccccccgggaagttagtgggccaccatgggccttagaggagagagggccggccaggaggtggcgcacgccccccaagtccgaattggacaaggggtgggggcggcgccccccctccttccttccttctctgcccttcctccttccttcccctccttgtttgactaggaaaggggggaacctactcctagtaggagtaggattcccccccccttgggcgcgccccttgaggccggccggcccctccttccctcctttatatacgggggagggggcatcgcatagacacacaagttgatctcttagccgtgtgtggtgcccccctccacagttttccacctcggtcatattgtcgtagtgcttaggcgaagccctgcgtcggtaacttcatcatcaccgtcaccatgccgtcgtgctagcgaaactctccctcggcctcagctggatctagagttcgagggacgtcaccgagctgaacgtgtgcagatcacggaggtgacgtgcgttcggtacttgatcggttggatcgcgaagacgttcaactacatcaaccgcgttactaaacgcttacgctttcggtctacgagggtacgtggacacactctccccgctcgttgctatgcttctcctagatagatcttgcgtgatcgtaggaattttttgaaatactacgttccccaacaaaaacaagttagacgtcctctactttgttgttgcaagttttatgtggctgctacgggcttcaagcaagaaccattcttacctacgcatcaaaaccacaatgatttttcatcaagtgtcctgttttaaccttcaacaaggaccggctgtagtcaaactcgattcaactaaagttggagaaacaaacacctgccagccacctgtgtgcaaaagcacgtcggtagaaccagtctcatgaacgtggtcatgtaatgttggtccgggccgcttcatcaaacaataccgccgaatcaaaataagacgttggtggtaatcagtatgactattatcgcgcacaactctttgtgttctactcgtgcatatcatctacgcatagacctggctcggatgccactgttggggaacgtagcatgcaatttcaaaaaaaatcctacgatcacgcaagatctatctaggagatgcatagcaacgagagggggagagtgtgtccacgtaccctcgtagaccaaaagcggaagcgttaggttaacgcggttgatgtagtcgaacgtcttcacgatccaaccgatctagtaccagatgtacggcacctccgagttcagcacacgttcagctcgatgacgtccctcgaactcttgatccaacagagggtcgagggagagttccgtcagcacgacggcgtggtgacggtgatggtgatgtgatccgcgcagggtttcgcctaagcactacgacgctatgaccggaggagtaaactgtggagggggcaccacacacggctaagagaacaattgatctgctatggggtgccccccccgccgcccccgtatataaaggatgggaggaggaggcggccggccaggaggcgcACGCCANNNNNNNNNNNNNNNNNNNNNNNNNNNNNNNNNNNNNNNNNNNNNNNNNNNNNNNNNNNNNNNNNNNNNNNNNNNNNNNNNNNNNNNNNNNNNNNNNNNNNNNNNNNNNNNNNNNNNNNNNNNNNNNNNNNNNNNNNNNNNNNNNNNNNNNNNNNNNNNNNNNNNNNNNNNNNNNNNNNNNNNNNNNNNNNNNNNNNNNNNNNNNNNNNNNNNNNNNNNNNNNNNNNNNNNNNNNNNNNNNNNNNNNNNNNNNNNNNNNNNNNNNNNNNNNNNNNNNNNNNNNNNNNNNNNNNggtaaaatacccgaaccactcgaaaccattccgatgtccgaatactactttccaatatatgaatatttacctctcgaccatttcgagactcctcgtcatgtccgtgatcacatccgggactccgaacaaacttcggtcaccaaaatacataactcataatacaaatcgtcatcgaacgttaagcgtgcggaccctacgggttcgagaactatgtagacatgaccgagacacatctccggtcaataaccaatagcgaaacctggatgctcatattggttcctacatattctacgaagatctttatcggtcaaaccgcaataacaacatacgttattccctttgtcatcggtatgttacttgcccgagattcgatcgtcggtatcatcatacctagttcaatctcgttaccagcaagtctctttactcgttccgtaatgcatcatcccgtaactaactcattagtcacattgcttgcaaggcttatagtgatgtgcattaccaagagggcccagagatacctctccgatactcgaagtgacaaatcctaatctcgatctatgccaacccaacaaacaccttcggagacacttgtagagcatctttataatcacccagttacgttgtgacgtttgatagcacacaaggtgttcctccggtattcgggagttgcataatctcatatagtcagaggaatatgtataagtcatgaagaaagcaatagcaataaaacttaacgatcattatgctaagctaacggatgggtcttgtccatcacatcattctctaatgatgtgatcccgttcaacacatgtctatggtcaggaaacttaaccatctttgattaacgagctagtcaagtagaggcatactagggacactctgttttgtctatgtattcacacatgtactaagtttccggttaatacaattctagcatgaataataaatttttatcatgatataggaaaaataaataacaactttattattgcttctagggcatatttccttcacttttattatttttctagactaacctattaattcaATGCCCACATCTATTTGTTGTTTTCTGCTATTTTTGGAGTTttcaaaaaaatcagtttttttatCAAAACAAATCAAATAAAATAACTTTCACATCCAGGAAATTTCAGAAAGCATCACAGCTGGCTCTCGACCAAGGGGTGGGCCGCAAGGGTTATAAatcataatatatcaaaatttaacAAATGTCGTCTAGTTTACTGTGAATTTCGTCTCTTTTTTAAAAGATTCGTTTGAAATGGGACAAGCATTTTATGCCTGCGGTTGAATGGACTCTTCTGCTACATCTGTCCGTGGAGATTTTTGCAGACTTTTGTGAGGCCCATTTTGGTGACCCTCGTTGGAGTTGCCCTTAGTAAGTGAAGAGATACTATTCTAAAAAAAAAGAAACTGAAGAGATAACAAGGGCGGGTGGGAGTTGGAAGAGATGTTTAAGTGATCACATCTTGACCCTCAATTCTCACTAATCAAACAAATAGAATAAATTTTTCGTGTTTTACATACATAATTCCCAAAACAATGCATCATAATTCCAAAAACAATGCATCCATATAAACATGTTGAATTTTTTCAGAATCTTTTGAAACATCAAAATATTATTTTGGCACTGTTCAAAATATAGGGCTCACTGGAGCTCGTCCTCCAAAGTGACTTTTTGCCAAACCACTCGTCTTCCAACATGAGCAGAAGAATGAAACTAGCATGTCTACCAGCTTGTCTTGTATATTCAGAATTCAGAATGTCAATTATTCTGCATGGAGCAGCTTAGCGCAGTAGCTGTAAAAGGCAATCATCCAAATTTCCTCTACAACGACCCTTACAGCTACTTTAACTTACCAAGCTAGCAGATAAGCACTATAAATCTACAACAACAAGCTTACATGGCCACCAGACGATGTATATCTATCTGGAAGATTTACATACATGATGATGCCATGAGTACATTTATATCAGTCGGTGCCCAGGAGGGAGGATGTCAGAAGCGCCTCTTCTGCTGAGGGTACCCAGGGTTCTGCATCCCCATCCCTTGATCAGCCTTCCTTCTCAACTGTCAACGCCAAGAAAATCAAACGGCTTACTGATCGTCACAAGCGTCATTCAAACAACAGTAGCTAGGAACGTAAGATAATTAAAATATACAACAAACCTGGTGTGGATGAGACTGGCCACCTGCGCCTCTCTGCATTGGAATGTTGCCGGGATTCATCCCAACCATGCCTGCTTGGGGCGCTGCGCCAAAGGCACCCATGTTTGCACCAGGAGGCATTCTTTGCATACCACCCATAGGCTGTTGCATTTGCCTTGGGATTTGTCTTGGTACAGGCTGGCCTCCTGGAGGTCCGTTCCCTGATGGCTGAAACATGAATGCATCATGTTATTACAGATCATAGCACGGCAGTTCTCAAGAATTCTTTGGTTCACTCAAAGTGGGACTGAAACAAATCTCCTGAGGTAATTAAACAAGAAACAAGCCTTGTGATGCCTACGTCTAACTTGACTGACTAATTAAATATGTTCTGCACCATTGGAAGATGATTTTGCTACAAGGAAGAAATCTAAGTCTCCGTAAGAAGCACATTCATTGCACAAGCTTTCCACTAATCTTCTCTAAAAAAAAAGCTTTCCACTAAGCTCTTCTCTATCAAAAAAAGCTTTCCACTAATCAGGTCAATTGGAAAATTAAGATTTAGGCAGAGACAAAGCTTCTATTACCGGTTGAGTTGGTTGAAGGCTTGTTGTTCCTTCAAAATCTGTTGAGGTGTCTACTGGACGAACAGGATATGTCACAATTTTCTCGCCTGGCTGAGATGGTACAAGTGCACTGACCAGAGAGACATTTTAGGCACAGAGACAAGAAAAACCATCACTTTCTAAACTAGAGGCAGTTGAGACTCTATTCATACATAACTTACTTTCGTCCAGGTAGCGGGTCCATCCGGAAGTACCTAGCAAAGAGGTGGATGTATTCAGAAGAGTTGATATATCAAACTTCATTCCCCATTATCAGAAGAGTTGATATAATAAACTGTAATCGCCAATATCCCCGCATTACAACTATGATTTTGTTGTGTTCCCTGTATATTTAAAATATTCTACAGCATTAGGACATGAGTTTATCTCAAATCGGCATTGTTTCAATGGTTAAAAGTTATGTGTAATTAGCAATGACAACATTCGGTACAGATCAATCCTACCGGAAGAACCTTTGGTTCCTGGTTTTGGCCGCTTTGCTTTATGCTTGTGATCCATTTCGGCATTCTTCTAATAGGAAATAACACAAATTCTGTTCAAGGAGTGGCTTTGNNNNNNNNNNNNNNNNNNNNNNNNNNNNNNNNNNNNNNNNNNNNNNNNNNNNNNNNNNNNNNNNNNNNNNNNNNNNNNNNNNNNNNNNNNNNNNNNNNNNNNNNNNNNNNNNNNNNNNNNNNNNNNNNNNNNNNNNNNNNNNNNNNNNNNNNNNNNNNNNNNNNNNNNNNNNNNNNNNNNNNNNNNNNNNNNNNNNNNNNNNNNNNNNNNNNNNNNNNNNNNNNNNNNNNNNNNNNNNNNNNNNNNNNNNNNNNNNNNNNNNNNNNNNNNNNNNNNNNNNNNNNNNNNNNNNNNNNNNNNNNNNNNNNNNNNTAAGGCTGTTATGGTTTTTTTCTGCTGTAACGAACTCCTAATGGTTTGTAATAACGGAAAATCAGAAGGCAACCCCTTGTTTAAAAACCATTTTATATGTGAATAAAGGAAATTTTGAGGTTAAAACATAGCATGATTCCAAGAATAATTCCAGACTGCTTCTAAGGGTATCTCCAACGCGGACCCTCAAATCATCCCTATATGTCCTTTGCGGGAGTCCGGGCACTTTTGCCATCCAGTGCTATCAAACTGGTAGCAAACCTgggggggctttgcgggagtccggaaaTCCATCTGGCCAATCAAAAGCCACCATGTATCCCTCCTCTCCGTCCGGATGGCAGAAGGCCGCTGCTAATTTTTCCTGTTTGACAGAAGGTGAAGGCGTTTGGCGGAAGCACTAATTAACCTGTTTGGCGGAAGGGTAGCATCTTTGGCGGAAGCCACTAAATGGCTAGCATGCTTTAACTAGTAATTAAGTGCTAAATAGCATGTTTTGGCGGAAGGGGTAGCATCTTTTGCAGAAGCCACTAAATGGCTTGCTCCAAGGCGGAAGGCACTTAATTAAGTGCTTCATTTTGGCAGAAGGGCTAGCATGTGTTATCTTAAAATGAGGCGTTTGACGGAAGGCTATTTTTTAAAGTTAATAGGGGCGGACATTTAAGGTATAgcattggatggccggctcccgtaTCATGTCCGCAAACGCGTCCGGACGCGGTCCGGGGACGGATAGTGTGTCTGTTTTAGGGgatagcgttggagatgccctaatagagTAGAGTAAGGCAGTTTAGACAGTGGTATAACGGGAGCGGCTAGAGTCTTCCTATTAGTACAAAGGAAACCTAAGCATATTCCAAAGATCTCATATCTGGTAGCACCAATAAGGATGCATAATGGTCTGACAGGTAGTTAAAATATGCACCAGATAGCTATTGCAGGGCAGCATCTTTTTCATGTTTGCTCATCTAGATTCAGGTAGCTTACTACAAGTCTAGAGCATGCATCAGCTAAGAACTAGTTATACAGATATGGAAACAGAAGCATCCAAACACGCGAAAGGGGAAAAAAGAATAGGTGAAGGTATTAATTATTTACTCATGCTCCAAAGCTTGTGCAGCTGTAATACGCTTTCGAGGGTCATACCTGAAACATGAGGAATACTAGGATGATAAACCAACACATAATAGtacaaaaaagaacaaaaaaaatgttcatcaaccAACATAATGTTGACTCCAACAAACTAGAGAGCAAGAGACATACTCGAGCATTCTTGAGAGAAGGTCAAATGCAGGACCCTTCTGCGGCAAGTGAACAATAGTATGAAGACCTGTGTTCTCACTGCAAGGGAAATATGACAGTATATTAAGTTAAGTAATAATAAAAGAGATATTTAATCCTTCTTAGAGTAGCTCAACAATGTCCAACATACTACTTATGCCCCTGAATGTGTTGCTGGTCATTTTGCCAGCATGGAAGATTTGCAAGGGTAGGCCACTTCTCGACCGTAGGATGACCTTCAGAAGAGTTGGGTTATTGTTGTGAGTATATTTCTGATGAGCATGACAAATCAAACAAGACAAGCAAAAACAAGGAATACATACCtaggaccttaaaaatcttgtctAGTTGATCAAGCTACAAGACGTGTAAATCAACTGTGAGATATACCAATGGCATAAACGGAGGAAAGTTACTTGAGACATGATCGTCATGTAAAATATAACAACTTTAGTCTAGTGATATAATCTCAAAACAAGATGGCAATACTAACTAACTGAGTGCAACTGCCCATACTTGAAAAGGGTTTGGAGTAGCTTTTGCTTCAACACCTTGGAACAATGGTTTCAGTGTAAGCAATTCGGCAAAAATGCAACCAACTGCCCACATGTCTGGAGATGGTTAAGAGAATAACAGAATTAATGAAGAAAAGTAGACAGTAAAAGGATCTGCTTTTCTCTCCCTGCAAGGATACCAACAGCACTTGTGTAGTGTTTAGCTCCAAGTAACAGCTCAGGTGCACGATACCAGATAGTTACAACAACCTGAAATTTATTTCAAATCAGGGAATTAGCATAATACATTGCACAGTGTCAAAAGTACTGCAGAAATCTACCATACCACCTCAGCTATTCATGAAGCAGTGTTGTACAAAATAATACTACCACGTGCCGTAATTAATGTACAGTTAAGAGTTAAATTTAGAAGGTTTAAGAGGGTATATTATGGGATTTAATGTGGATCCTCCTAGGCCGTCAATGGACTCCAATCAACGGCCAAAATTGCATTCAGATACTTGAACTCAAACATTCAAAATCGGTGCACTGTGTGATAAATATTTGCATGCAATTGCAAATTATAAGCTTTGAGTCTATAAGAATAGTGGGAACCTGAGAATACTAGTGGTAACTTGGCGGAATGAGTGAATGACTGCATTCCATTACCAAAAGTACCATCCTTTGGTTCCCTCATATTACTTGAAATAGGAATGTAGATAGAGCTACTCACCCCATTGTCACTTAGTGGTTTTAGTGGAGCTTGATATATCCTAGCCAGCCCAAAATCAGCAATCTTTATAATTCcatgttcttctccttctcccatgACCTACTGGGGCACACCATTGCAGCATGCTTAGCAAGCAAAAGAGACAATACTGGACAGATTTGCGTATCAGCGTGAGGCATGAAGCAACATACCAGTATATTAGAAGGCTTGAGGTCTCGATGGATAATCCAGTTACTGCAGGAGGGGAGACAGGTAGGATAGATCAGATTTTGATAGGATTGACCCAGATAAACATTGCATATATTTACAGTGAAGACATCACAGCTTGTGGAGAATCATGCTGCTCGACTTGTTAATAGAAAATATATATAGACATACCTATGGAGATAGTTTAGGCCATTGAGCAGTTGCCAGAGCAAGGATTTAACTGTATATTGGTTAATGGAGAGGTTAAGCTTCTCTCTGTGATGCCGAATAACCTCCTGCGGATAAAGCAGTGCTTCGTTAATTAATTATTCCGTCGAGAGAGTTGGATTTGAATTTCATACTAAGAGGTCGACAGGAATGAAAAAGGCACATATAAGCAGGGGACGGGAGTTGCATACATAGAGGTCATGCTCGGCGTAATCGAAGGCGAGATAGAGGGACATGTCGGCGTGGTTGATGTGGACGTTGACGAGCTTGACGACATTTTCGTGGTTGATCTCGCGCAGGAGCTGCACTCAAAGGGCAAGCGCATGGAGAGGGATTACAGTCCTATATGGCCAGGGTCTGGAACGCCACGAAGGAAAGAAACAACCGGCGGCGGCGATGAGTTACCATGATCTCTCTAATGGCGGTAGGCGACACGCCATCGCCCTCCTTGGATTGCTTGAACTTCTTGATGGCGATGGGGGAGCCGCGGCGGCCAGCAGCCTGGGGATGCGTTGGCTTGAGGCGCGCGAGGAAGACGAGGCCGTAGGTGCCCTCGCCGATCTTCCCCACCAGCTCGTACTGCTGCAGCCATGCGGGGCGGTTTGACCCTCCGCCGCGGCCgtcgcccatcgccgccgacggcAGTCGACCAGAtccctctctttcttcttcttcctcctctaaaGAGGAAACAGCGGCGAAACACGGCAGAGCTTGTGCAGAACAAACGGATCAGCTAGACtcgcttcgggaggagccggcgaCCTAGGGTTTGGGCCCCGCCCGAATCGGAGTGAGAGAGGGATTGGGGAATCGGATGGGGGGCGGGCAGGCTGGGGAAGAGAGTGTTTTTGCAAAATATGCAGCGTGGCCCGTATCCTCGCCTTTGGATGCTGATCGGATGGCTGCGGTCAGTTTCGATTTATGAGTCCACAACTTTGGTTTCTGACTTTCTCATCCAAAAAACACAAAGATTTCATCCCTCCTCCCTGCACACCAGCAATATTTTTCGTTCtcaactttctccaaaaattcttacttcatggacatgcaaacgtgtactctctccgtcccataatataaaaccTTTTTTTACTAGTGTGTAAGAAAAGGTCTTATATTACGGGATGAAGGGAGTAGTTTACATAGAAGTGCGGTAACTTACCGAAAATTCGTTGGCGTGGACGAGCTCGCCTGCTCACGTTATCTGTAGGCGTCGGCCCTCGTCGGGATATGGAAAGCATGTCGTATTCCAGCTCGTAAACGACAGCTCATTTAATGGTTGACGCGAATGAGAAGAGACATCATTTGTACGGTGCCCGGTGACGGACGTTGAGGTGCTAGCGACGGCGGTTTTGTCCGGTAGCAACGTGTATCCTACCAGACTGAATTCCGCTTGGGGTCGGCCTACCTACTCCATTTAACTCCTCATCTATCATCGTTGGTGGCTCGGTGTATAATAATCCATCCCCAAACCGAAGGAAAAATCCTAATTGCACACTATTCCTCAATAGATCTCCAAATCGGAGCAAGGAATAGCAGCGGCAGAAAAGATAGCAAATCTGAATCAAGGTGTTGATCCGGCGGCACTTCCAAAGATgatcaataatgccgaaggtactaacccgaagatggtcaatgggcaaagaattaagcactatatctcatgtacgcccattaatgttgaaagcaatattatccaaaccatgacaccggaggaacacacaaaagaaaccttccggaagaCTCCAGAATCTTAAgaaagaggaggtacatgatacggtaagtaaacggactccaaaaaattcGCAAAGATACTTTTTCCAGTTTTGAAATATTACAAAATcaagaaaataagaaacaaccaggaaggcaactcaggagggcacaagacaccagggcgcgcctgccttgcctggcgcgcctaggtgggttgtgcccacctcgggaaccttcccgactccgttttcctctcatttgcttgtttcccaatataaaaaatctttatataccccctgaaCGTGAACACCGCATCGCGGAGAAATCTTTTGTTCTTCTTTCGTGATGTTCTctttgtagatctgaaaatatgtcatctcaAGATTCGAAGGAGGAGTGCCCTGTTTCTTACCAGTCTCTAGACCCAAATATCT
This DNA window, taken from Triticum aestivum cultivar Chinese Spring chromosome 1D, IWGSC CS RefSeq v2.1, whole genome shotgun sequence, encodes the following:
- the LOC123181514 gene encoding cyclin-dependent kinase E-1, with the translated sequence MGDGRGGGSNRPAWLQQYELVGKIGEGTYGLVFLARLKPTHPQAAGRRGSPIAIKKFKQSKEGDGVSPTAIREIMLLREINHENVVKLVNVHINHADMSLYLAFDYAEHDLYEVIRHHREKLNLSINQYTVKSLLWQLLNGLNYLHSNWIIHRDLKPSNILVMGEGEEHGIIKIADFGLARIYQAPLKPLSDNGVVVTIWYRAPELLLGAKHYTSAVDMWAVGCIFAELLTLKPLFQGVEAKATPNPFQLDQLDKIFKVLGHPTVEKWPTLANLPCWQNDQQHIQGHKYENTGLHTIVHLPQKGPAFDLLSRMLEYDPRKRITAAQALEHEYFRMDPLPGRNALVPSQPGEKIVTYPVRPVDTSTDFEGTTSLQPTQPPSGNGPPGGQPVPRQIPRQMQQPMGGMQRMPPGANMGAFGAAPQAGMVGMNPGNIPMQRGAGGQSHPHQLRRKADQGMGMQNPGYPQQKRRF